A stretch of the Haliaeetus albicilla chromosome 17, bHalAlb1.1, whole genome shotgun sequence genome encodes the following:
- the CEP57L1 gene encoding centrosomal protein CEP57L1, with protein MLPAAFAYIESKKLAAVGGDRPSIPNNQAVVAALKTLQEKIRRLELEKSQAEDNLCSLSTAAAQYNKALEHESYKKDVAHQELMQERKDASLQLNAAQSRCSLLEKQLDYMRKMVSSAELEKKMGLEQQAQFQKEEDQNRLELHAKLEKLEMLEKECLKLTAAQRIAEDKIKQLEEKLHKEEHQRKLIQDKTAQLQTGFEINRILMSSVTSQNEPKKENGKKKKTKKRNPTMKKMHLSQLHVKAGELPFVAGKSVSSSHSVSANVQSVLHIMKHRNPRISSQSQGGATSGISRSNAFSKSVSSCSTSPTATRSLLDLLLAIQDELGQMSFDYQELLKQIQEAQDSKVREDLEHKLACLVKQMEIKEEQISKLKKHQATVQKLKRKTQKLNQGAGHIKLKCGDQKEAKEIAVTVRESMSKPCPGQKRSSSLQLLKNVQKLQSALKKDIMWEQ; from the exons ATGCTTCCTGCAGCCTTTGCTTATATAGAATCAAAGAAGTTGGCAGCTGTTGGTGGTGACAGGCCTTCTATCCCCAATAACCAAG CTgtggtggcagccctgaaaactcttcaAGAAAAGATCCGCCGTCTAGAGTTGGAGAAGTCACAGGCTGAAGATAATCTGTGCAGCCTCTCCACAGCAGCTGCTCAGTATAACAAGGCCTTAGAGCATGAATCCTACAAAAAGGACGTAGCACATCAAGAACTGATGCAAGAGAGGAAAG ATGCAAGCCTGCAGTTAAATGCAGCACAATCTCGCTGCTCCCTGCTGGAGAAACAGCTGGATTACATGAGGAAAATGGTTTCCAGTgcagaactggaaaagaaaatgggttTAGAACAACAG GCCCAGTTTCAGAAAGAGGAAGATCAGAACCGCTTAGAACTGCACGCAAAACTTGAAAAGCTTGAAATGCTAGAAAAAGAGTGTCTTAAACTTACTGCTGCTCAGAGAATTGCAGAA GACAAGATCAAACAGTTAGAAGAAAAGCTTCATAAAGAAGAGCATCAGCGTAAGCTAATACAAGACAAAACTGCTCAG CTTCAGACAGGATTTGAGATAAACAGAATTTTGATGTCTTCAGTAACATCTCAAAATGaacctaaaaaagaaaatgggaagaagaagaaaactaagAAG AGAAATCCtacaatgaagaaaatgcaCCTTTCACAGTTACATGTAAAAGCTGGTGAACTACCTTTTGTGGCTGGGAAG TCTGTCAGTTCCAGCCATTCTGTTAGTGCAAACGTACAAAGTGTGTTGCATATTATGAAGCATCGCAATCCACGTATCTCATCACAAAGCCAAGGAGGAGCTACATCTGGGATTTCACGAAGcaatgcattttcaaaatctgtatCCTCTTGTTCCACATCACCTACTGCCACCAGAAGTCTTTTGGACCTTCTGTTGGCCATACAAGATGAGCTGGGCCAAATGAGCTT TGACTATCAAGAACTTCTGAAGCAGATACAGGAGGCTCAAGACTCCAAAGTTCGTGAAGACCTAGAACACAAGCTGGCTTGCCTTGTAAAACAAATGGAGATTAAAGAAGAACAAATATCCAAGCTGAAAAAGCATCAGGCTACT gTGCAgaaattaaagaggaaaactcAGAAATTGAACCAAGGGGCAGGTCATATCAAACTAAAGTGTGGTGACcaaaaggaagcaaaggagATTGCAGTCACTGTAAGGGAAAGTATGTCTAAACCTTGTCCTGGgcagaaaagaagcagctctCTTCAGCTGCTAAAAAATGTGCAGAAACTTCAgtcagcactgaaaaaagaTATCATGTGGGAACAATAG